The proteins below are encoded in one region of Brassica napus cultivar Da-Ae chromosome A6, Da-Ae, whole genome shotgun sequence:
- the LOC106346702 gene encoding ubiquitin-conjugating enzyme E2 34, with product MAEKACIKRLQKEYRALCKEPVSHVVARPSPNDILEWHYVLEGSDGTPFAGGFYYGKIKFPPEYPYKPPGITMTTPNGRFITQKKICLSMSDFHPESWNPMWSVSSILTGLLSFMMDTSPTTGSVNTTVAEKQRLAKSSLAFNCKTPAFRKLFPEYVEKYNQQQLAEQTQQTAPESPQESNSKAESAKTVDTTKEDSDGGLKERRKNKKQGLPAWIILLLVSVFGVVMALPLLQL from the exons ATGGCAGAAAAAGCTTGTATAAAACGTCTCCAAAAGGAATATAGAGCACTTTGCAAG GAACCAGTCTCTCATGTTGTTGCTCGTCCTTCCCCAAATGACATTCTCGAGTGGC ATTATGTGCTGGAAGGAAGTGATGGGACACCTTTTGCTG GTGGATTTTACTATGGAAAGATCAAGTTCCCTCCCGAGTATCCTTACAAGCCACCTGGAATCAC AATGACTACACCAAATGGTCGATTCATTACACAAAAGAAGATCTGTTTGTCTATGAGCGACT TTCATCCAGAAAGCTGGAATCCAATGTGGTCTGTATCAAG CATACTTACAGGGCTTCTCTCATTTATG ATGGATACTAGTCCGACAACCGGAAGTGTGAACACCACTGTAGCTGAGAAACAACGGTTGGCTAAGTCATCTCTCGCTTTCAATTGTAAAAC CCCAGCATTCCGAAAGCTGTTTCCAGAGTATGTAGAGAAGTACAACCAGCAGCAACTCGCCGAGCAAACGCAGCAGACCGCACCAGAGTCTCCTCAAGAGAGCAATAGCAAAGCAGAGTCGGCGAAAACAGTCGACACAACAAAGGAGGACTCAGATGGTGGCTTGAAGGAGAGGAGGAAGAACAAGAAGCAGGGATTGCCAGCGTGGATTATACTGTTGCTAGTGTCGGTTTTCGGGGTTGTAATGGCGCTGCCTCTGCTTCAACTGTGA